The DNA region ATGACCACCGAAAGGATAGAAGAATACGGACTAGTAGCGCGCTACGGAGTAGAAGAATTCGTCTCAGATAACGTGGTGATTGTGCGTAACGTTTTAGAAGGAGAAAGACGCAGGCGTACAATAGAAATACTAAAACTGAGGGGAACAACCCACATGAAGGGAGAATATCCCTTTACCATCACTAAAGATGGTGTCAATATCTTTCCTCTCGGTGCGATGCGACTTACCCAGCGATCGTCTAACGTGCGCATCTCTTCGGGTATTAAAACCTTGGATAAAATGTGTGGGGGTGGTTTCTTTAAAGACTCGATTATCTTGGCTACAGGTGGAACCGGTACAGGTAAAACCCTACTAGTGAGTAAATTTCTCCAAGAAGGTTGTCGTCAAGGTGAAAGAGCGATCTTATTCGCTTACGAAGAATCACGAGCACAACTATCCCGTAACGCTTACTCCTGGGGAATAGATTTTGAAGAAATGGAGAAAAAAGGACTGCTCAAGCTCATCTGTTGTTACCCCGAATCAGCAGGATTAGAAGATCACCTACAAATGATTAAATCGGAAATAACTGAGTTTAAACCCTCTCGTATCGCTATTGACTCTCTCTCTGCCATGGCTAGAGGTGTAACTAATAACGCTTTTAGACAGTTTGTGATTGGGGTAACGGGTTACGCTAAACAAGAGGAAATAACAGGATTCTTTACCAATACCACCGATCAATTTATGGGTGCTCATTCTATCACTGAATCCCATATCTCGACGATTACAGATACCATCATTATGCTCCAATACGTGGAAATTCGTGGGGAAATGTCCCGCGCGATCAACGTCTTTAAAATGCGTGGTTCTTGGCACGATAAAGGGATTAGAGAGTACACTATTAGTCAGGATGGACCTGATATTAAAGAATCTTTCCGTAACTATGAACGGATTATCAGTGGTTCACCTACTAAAATTAGTGTGGATGAAAAAAGCGATTTATCTCGTATCGTCAGAAGCGTTAAGGATAAAAACGAAGATGGCTAACTATGGATAAAACCGAAATAGTAATCATTGGTAGTGGTGTAGGTGGTCTTTGCTGTGGAGCTCTTTTAGCTTATTATGGCTTTGATGTAATAGTCTGTGAAAGTCATTCTCTTCCTGGAGGTGCAGCCCACGGTTTTGAACGTCAAGGCTATACCTTTGACTCAGGACCTTCTCTCTATTCTGGCTTGTCCTATTCTCCTTCTGCTAACCCTCTCAGACAGGTATTAGACGCTATCGGAGAGGAACTAGATTGGGTTAATTATCATAGTTGGGGCTGTTTCCTACCAGAGGGATATTTTGACGCTGAAGTAGGCTCAAATCAGTTTGAAGAGATTTTATTAAAGTTAAGGGGTGAATCAGCTGTTCAACAATGGCGTCAGTTATTAGGGGCGATCGCTCCTCTTTCTGAAGCAGTAA from Gloeocapsa sp. DLM2.Bin57 includes:
- the kaiC gene encoding circadian clock protein KaiC — protein: MNQPNPEGQEKEELATKGVRKLRTMIEGFDEISHGGIPIGRTTLVSGTSGTGKTLIAVEFLYNGIKYFDYPGLFVTFEESPADIIQNAYSFGWDLEQLIHDGKLFILDASPDPEGQEVVGNFDLSALIERIQYAIRKYKAKLVSVDSVTAVFQQYDPASVVRREIFRLVARLKHLGVTSIMTTERIEEYGLVARYGVEEFVSDNVVIVRNVLEGERRRRTIEILKLRGTTHMKGEYPFTITKDGVNIFPLGAMRLTQRSSNVRISSGIKTLDKMCGGGFFKDSIILATGGTGTGKTLLVSKFLQEGCRQGERAILFAYEESRAQLSRNAYSWGIDFEEMEKKGLLKLICCYPESAGLEDHLQMIKSEITEFKPSRIAIDSLSAMARGVTNNAFRQFVIGVTGYAKQEEITGFFTNTTDQFMGAHSITESHISTITDTIIMLQYVEIRGEMSRAINVFKMRGSWHDKGIREYTISQDGPDIKESFRNYERIISGSPTKISVDEKSDLSRIVRSVKDKNEDG